The following proteins are co-located in the Salvelinus namaycush isolate Seneca chromosome 31, SaNama_1.0, whole genome shotgun sequence genome:
- the LOC120026122 gene encoding polypeptide N-acetylgalactosaminyltransferase 9-like translates to MTYPDDLPQMTVVFIFVNEALSVILRSVHSLVNHTPAHILKEIILVDDNSDSVELKLNLDQYVNKQYPGLVKMVRNSRREGLIRARILGWKAATAPVVGFFDAHVEFNTAWAEPILTRIREDRTRIILPSIDNIKYNTFEVQQYANAAHGYNWGLWCMYITPPQAWQDRGDETAPIRTPAMIGCSFVVNREYFEEIGLLDPGMEVYGGENIELGMRVWQCGGSMEVLPCARVAHIERTKKPYNDDIDYYAKRNALRAAEVWMDDYKSHVYMAWNIPINNPGVDFGDVSERIALRKKLQCHSFQWYLQNVYPEMRVYNDTITYGEVRNSKASGYCLDQGPNDDNSAILYPCHGMTSQLARYTSEGLLQLGPLGSTTFLPNTKCLVDEGRGRTPSLKKFDGASHSSQRLWDFSQNGPIISRDTGRCLEVEMSKEASFGLRLVVQRCSGQRWTIRNWIKPPRHGGHNIQAS, encoded by the exons ATGACTTACCCAGATGACCTCCCTCAGATGACGGTGGTGTTCATCTTTGTAAACGAGGCCTTGTCAGTGATCCTACGGTCAGTCCACAGCCTGGTCAATCACACACCTGCACACATCCTCAAGGAGATCATCCTGGTGGACGACAACAGTGACAGTG TGGAACTAAAGCTGAATCTGGATCAGTATGTGAATAAGCAGTACCCAGGCCTAGTGAAGATGGTGAGAAATAGCAGACGGGAAGGACTTATACGGGCCAGAATCCTTGGCTGGAAAGCTGCCACTGCACCAGTTGTTGGCTTCTTTGACGCACATGTTGAGTTCAACACAGCATG GGCAGAGCCAATTCTAACCAGAATCAGGGAGGATCGAACACGTATTATTCTACCGTCGATCGACAACATCAAGTACAACACGTTTGAGGTGCAGCAGTATGCTAACGCGGCCCATGGCTACAACTGGGGCCTGTGGTGTATGTACATCACCCCCCCTCAGGCCTGGCAGGACAGAGGAGATGAGACGGCCCCCATCAG GACCCCTGCCATGATTGGCTGCTCCTTTGTGGTGAACAGAGAATACTTTGAAGAGATTGGCCTTCTAGACCCAGGCATGGAGGTGtatggaggagagaacattgaATTGGGCATGAGG GTATGGCAGTGCGGGGGGAGTATGGAGGTGTTACCGTGTGCTCGGGTGGCACACATTGAACGCACCAAGAAACCCTATAACGACGACATTGATTACTATGCAAAGCGCAATGCCTTGAGGGCAGCCGAGGTGTGGATGGATGACTACAAATCGCACGTCTACATGGCCTGGAATATCCCCATCAAC AACCCTGGAGTTGATTTTGGAGATGTTTCTGAGAGAATCGCCTTGAGGAAGAAATTGCAATGTCATAGTTTCCAGTGGTACTTGCAGAATGTGTATCCAGAGATGCGAGTGTACAATGACACCATCACCTATGGTGAGGTGCGAAACAGCAAGGCCAGTGGCTATTGCTTAGACCAAGGACCTAACGATGACAACAGCGCGATTCTCTACCCGTGTCATGGCATGACATCTCAG CTGGCTCGTTACACCTCAGAAGGGCTTTTGCAGCTTGGTCCCCTGGGCTCCACTACGTTCCTGCCCAACACCAAGTGTCTGGTGGACGAGGGACGAGGGCGGACGCCAAGTCTCAAAAAATTTGATGGAGCGTCACACTCATCACAAAGGCTTTGGGACTTCAGTCAG AACGGCCCAATAATCAGCAGAGACACTGGTCGTTGTTTGGAGGTGGAGATGTCTAAAGAGGCAAGCTTTGGCCTACGGCTGGTGGTCCAGAGGTGCTCTGGGCAGAGGTGGACTATCAGGAACTGGATCAAACCACCACGACACGGAGGGCACAATATACAGGCCAGCTGA